TTGTATCGCCTTATCGTAATCCCTCTCCTCGAGATAGAGGAGACCAAGCCTCAGCTTTACGTCCGGATTCTGAGAATCGAGTTGCTCAGCTTTTTTGAATTGCTCCGCAGCATCCGCAATTCGATTCACTGTAAATAGGAAGTTTCCGTAACGGATATAGCTCTCTAAACTGAGGGGGTAGAAAAATATTAGATCTTTATAAATTTTTTCTGATTCAACCGGTCTTCCAAGTTTTTCATAGACTCTGGCTATGTCTACAAGAGCCAGTGGATAAGATGGGTTTCGCTCAAGAGCTTGATTGTAGTAAGCGACAGATTCCTCCAATGCACCCTTTTCAAGATACAACCTTCCGAGAAAATAATATGCACGTTCATCATCAGGAGCGAGCTCGGTAGCCTTCGTCAGAATTTTCTGAGCTTTGTCATATTCTTTGTTTTCGGTGTGTACATTCCCCAGAAACAAATAAACATCAACATCTTCAGATTCGAGCTCAATCGACTTTTCCAACTCTCGAATGCCTTCCCGCTTCTTCTTCGGATCATTACTCGAAGCGTAAATCTTACCAAGAAGAGCCCTAGCAGGAATATAATTCGGATTTAAATCCAGGGCCTCCGTTAATTTACTAATCGATTTATCGAGACGGTTAAGACTAAGATACATCATTGCTAGATTGTGCTTTATCAGTGCAGAGTCAGGATCGTAGCCCTCAGCCAATTCCATTTCCCTAAGAGCGCTTACTATATCCCGTCGCTCTTGATACAACATGGAAAGCGAGAAATGATAGTAGGCATCATATCTGCTCGGTAATGACCCATCCTTCTCTATATTTTCATGCCCAGATGTATCGGCTGTTTTTAACTCAATACCTCTGCTCGCACAGGAACAAATAATTAACAACAGGAATACCAGCCCTTTTTTGCTCATCCCAAATAACTCCGTAAATCGATTATTCTTCATGTCTTACGACGCCTCAACTACGTCCAATTCAATTTTGCCCACCAATCTCAATATCTCTGCACTCTTGTTGAGGTTACCCTCTACAAATTTAACGTGAGAAGCATCGGCGGGAAACTGACCAAAAGTAGGGTCTACTGCAACCCATTTACCAACGAACGCCTCATTCCAAGCATGATAATAGAATTTCCCATCCAAAAAAACGAGACCGAGAACCAACTTTGTGGGAATACCTGCCGCTCTGGCAAGTGCTGTAAAAAGTGTCGCGTGTTCATTGCAGTCCCCTTTTCGAGTCTCCAGCACATCAAGTGCATTAGGAAGGCTTATTGTTGGAGTCTTTTCCAAGTTTTTATAGAGCCAATCATTTATTTTTCTGACAGCTTCAAGAGAATCTGTTTCTTCGCCCAAAATGACACGTACCCTTTTCACTATTTCATCATTCTTACTCTGAATTAAGATGCTCTCCTGAGTATATGCCTTGAGTTCTTTACCGGTATATGGAATTTTATAAGTATTGATATTTGAAAGAGAACCTACCCTTATCTCGAGTAAACCATCCTTAATAAACTGTCGGTAATTATCTATTAGATCTAATCCATCAGTTGATTCGATGCCACCAATCCTTATACGCAAGAACTCAAGGTCCCGAGGATTCTCAATTGTCAGATTTGAAGATATAGCAGTTTTATCCACAATATCTAAACTCGAGACATTGTCTGTAATCAAATCTTCTCGGTTTTCTTTAATGGACACAATTCCCAGCGGTGAGACCTCTTTTATGACTTCTCCATTCGGGGTAATCCACGCTGTATACTCTGAACCTAAATAATTCATCTTGACCCTGTAAGTTTTAAATGTTCCTAAGGGGATTGAGATTTCTTCTTCGCCTTCAACGGTCAGTATTGCTTTTGAACTCCCAGGCTCCGCCCCAGTCAACACCGCGGTAGGATCAAAAAGCAAGACTTCGTAACTTTTCCCTAATTCAGGATTCTTTGATATTAACCAATCATACAGAACTGGATTAACCACTGGTTCTTTATCTATTGGGATCTTAAGTTCGCTGTTCCCTGAAATCGATGCTATTTTTATTTCAAGTTTATCGCCATTTCTTACACCTTTGACCTTAAGATCGACTGAACCCGCTTTCATGAAAAACTCAAATGCCTTCAGATTGAAACCGTCAAGCAAATATTTTGCATTTGTATCGACGTCCTGATCTTTGCCCAGAACTGTCATCTTAAGTTTCATTTGTTCTGAAGCTTCCCTGTCCCCCTTATTAGAAATGATTTTGGTTCGGGAATATCCTATCT
The DNA window shown above is from Thermodesulfobacteriota bacterium and carries:
- a CDS encoding transglutaminase-like domain-containing protein, with translation MKLKMTVLGKDQDVDTNAKYLLDGFNLKAFEFFMKAGSVDLKVKGVRNGDKLEIKIASISGNSELKIPIDKEPVVNPVLYDWLISKNPELGKSYEVLLFDPTAVLTGAEPGSSKAILTVEGEEEISIPLGTFKTYRVKMNYLGSEYTAWITPNGEVIKEVSPLGIVSIKENREDLITDNVSSLDIVDKTAISSNLTIENPRDLEFLRIRIGGIESTDGLDLIDNYRQFIKDGLLEIRVGSLSNINTYKIPYTGKELKAYTQESILIQSKNDEIVKRVRVILGEETDSLEAVRKINDWLYKNLEKTPTISLPNALDVLETRKGDCNEHATLFTALARAAGIPTKLVLGLVFLDGKFYYHAWNEAFVGKWVAVDPTFGQFPADASHVKFVEGNLNKSAEILRLVGKIELDVVEAS
- a CDS encoding tetratricopeptide repeat protein, translating into MSKKGLVFLLLIICSCASRGIELKTADTSGHENIEKDGSLPSRYDAYYHFSLSMLYQERRDIVSALREMELAEGYDPDSALIKHNLAMMYLSLNRLDKSISKLTEALDLNPNYIPARALLGKIYASSNDPKKKREGIRELEKSIELESEDVDVYLFLGNVHTENKEYDKAQKILTKATELAPDDERAYYFLGRLYLEKGALEESVAYYNQALERNPSYPLALVDIARVYEKLGRPVESEKIYKDLIFFYPLSLESYIRYGNFLFTVNRIADAAEQFKKAEQLDSQNPDVKLRLGLLYLEERDYDKAIQEFNIVLIGNPDDERVKYYLALCYTETDRFDEALNLLNDIASDSNFHDDSLVQKAYIYEKRGQLDEALKIMQETTERLPDNEILINYLGGLYRKLNRDNEAIETYKNFLKRNPGNEVITYSLGVTYFMKKDEEKGISTMREIIEENPNHADALNFIGYSYAEMGKNLDEAEMLVKKANEISPNRGYIIDSLGWVYYKKGQLDKALEYLLEAVELTSDDPSIMEHLGDVYNDKGDVLKALQYYEKGLELNEDDDIEIKERLQEKILVIKEKINAQIGKEKI